In Myxococcus virescens, the genomic stretch GACCATGCCGGTGTCGTTCTCGCGGCTCTCCAGGAGGACCTCGACGGGGTCACCGGCCTGAACCGAGACCTCTCCGCGAGGGTTGGTGAACTCGGAGATCGGGACCTGTCCCTCGGACTTGTAGCCGATGTCGACAATCGCGAAGTCCTTCGTCACCTGGACCACGGTGCCCTTGACGATCTCCCCTTCCTTCAGGATGCCGTCACCACCGCGCTCCTTGAGCGAGGCCTCGAACATTGCGGCAAAGTCTTCGTCGCCGCCGTCCATCCCGACCTGCTGGTTCACGTTCTGCTGCATGAAATGGAAGTCCTTTGAAACCGGTACAACTGCCCCCTGATGGTGGTTTTTCCGTCGCGACCTGCGGGGAGCAGCGGGCAGTGACGTTCGTCCTCCTCATTGAGGACTTGATTTGATGGAAGCCGCGCACCCTAGACACCGGTGATTCCGGTAGTCAAGCGAGCTCGTGCCCCCTGTGCTGTTGGGTGGATGTCCTACCCCGGAGCTGTCAATGGCTCCTAGTTAAGAACGCCTGCCCTGCCGCGCAGCCCCGTTCCGCAGGATGCCTGCCCCCAGCCTGGTGCTCGAACGAGCGGCCAAGGCCCTGAAATTCCAGGGCCAACGCCGGGCCGCGCTCAACCGCCGGAGGCCCCGGATTTCTTCCCGGCCGTCAGCCCTGGAGCTTGAAGCTCTCGCGGGCGATCACCATCCGCTGCACCTCGCTGGTGCCTTCGTAGATGGTCTGCACGCGGGCGTCGCGGAAGAACCGCTCCACCGGGAACTCGTCGATGTAGCCGTAGCCGCCGTGGAGCTGCACGGCCTTGTCAGCCACCTTGTTGCTCATCTCGCTGGCGAAGAGCTTCGCCATGGAGGCCTCGCGGGAGAACGGCTGGCCCTTCTCCTTCATCGACGCCGCGCGCAGCGTCAGCAGCTCCGCCGCCTCCAACTGCGTCTGCATGTCCGCGAGCATGAAGCGCGGGCCCTGGAACTCGCCAATGGGCTGGCCGAACGCCTGGCGGTCCTTCACGTAGGCCACGGTCGCCTCGAGCGCCGCGCGCCCCACGCCGCAGGCCTGCGCCGCGATGCCAATGCGCCCACCGTCCAGCGCCACCATGGCCAGCTTGAAGCCCTGCCCTTCGGCGCCCAGCAGGTTCTCCGCCGGAACCTCGCAGTCCTCGAACGTGAGCGACACCGTGTTCGAGGAGCGCAGGCCCATCTTGTCCTCGTGCTTGCCGATGATGAGCCCCTTCGTCCCGCCTTCGACGATGAAGCACGACAAGCCCTTGTTGCCGGCGGGGGACGTGCGCGCCCACACCACCATCACCCCCGCGTGCGCGCCGGAGGTGATCCACTGCTTGCTGCCGTTGAGGACCCACACGTCTCCGCGCCGCACCGCGGTGGTGCGCAGCGCGCCGGGGTCGGAGCCCGCATGGGGCTCGGACAGCGCGAACGAGCCCGCGATGGCCTCACCGGACGCCAGCCGCGTCACGTACTTCTCGCGCTGCGCGTCGGTGCCGAACGCGTTGATGAGCTCGCCGCACATGTTGGTGACGGCCATGGCCACCGACGTGGACGCGTCGGCCGCGGCCATCTCCATCATCGCCAGCGCATAGGCCACCACGCCGGCCTCCGAACCGCCATAGCGCGCCGGGAGGTTCACCCCCAGCAGCCCCATCTCGCCCAGTTGCCGGAAGAGGTCCGTGGGAAAGCGCTCTTCGCGGTCCAGTGTCCGGGCAAGGGGGGCCACGCGCTCGCGAGCGAACTTGCGCGCGGTGTCGCGGATGAGGGTCTGCGTCTCGGTGAGCTCGAGGTTCACGGCGGTTGTCCTACTCGATGGCCTTGAGGTTGAACGGGTACTCGATGGGGCGGTCCGTGCCATCCGGAGGCTTCGGGAAGGTCATGGACGACAGGACGGCCTGTACGCAGTCGTGCAGGCTCGGGTCCTTGAGCGTGCTGGTCTTCTTCACCACCCGGGCGTCCTTCACCAGACCGTTGGCGTCGATGGTGAAGGTCGTCATCAGCCGCCCCTCCACCGTCCGGTCCTTCTCCGCCATGTGGTCCTCGTAGCACTCCTGGATGCGGCGCTGGTGGTACTGGACGACCTGACGGATGGAGTCGGGCGTGAAGGGCATCCGGTCGACGTCCGGCCCTTCTCGCTTGGCGGGGGCCGGCGTCGCGGCGGCGGACTTGCCACCGGCGGGCGCCTTCGCGGGGGCGGCGCCCTGCGCGAGCGCAACCGCCGAGGCCAGGACGACTGCGGAGAGAAGCGCTCGGTTCATGACGGTTACTCCCTCAGCAGGTTGGCGGCGATGACGATGCGCTGGATTTCGCTCGTCCCCTCGTAGATCTCCGTGATGCGCGCGTCGCGCACGTGGCGCTCCACGTCCATCTCCTTGCTGTAGCCCATGCCGCCGTGCACCTGCAGGGCCTTGTTCGCCACGCGGCTGGCCATCTCGCTGGCGTACAGCTTGGCCATGGCGCTCTCCGCGCTGTGGCGCACGCCCTTGTCCTTCTGCAGGGCCGCCCGCCACACGAGCAGCCGGGCCGCGTCGATCTCCGTGGCCATGTCGGCGATCATGAACTGGATGGCCTGGTGCTCGCGGATGGGCTTGCCGAAGGACTTGCGCTCACCGGAGTAGCGCACCGCTTCCTCGTACGCCGCGCGCGCGATGCCCAGCGCCTGCGACGCGATGCCGATGCGGCCGCCGTCCAGCGTGCTCATGGCGATCTTGAAGCCCTCGCCTTCCTTGCCGAGCATGTACTTGGCCGGCACGCGCATGTCCTCGAAGAACATGGAGCAGGACCAGGCGGCGCTGATGCCCATCTTCTTGTCCGGCTCGGCGCGGATGAACCCCGGGGTGTCCGTGGGGACCATGAACGCGGTGATGCCCTTGTGGCCCGCTTCCTTGTTGGTCATCGTCATCAGGACGATGGCGTCGGCCTTGGGGCCGTTGGTGATCCAGTTCTTCGAGCCGTTGATGACGTACTCGTCACCCTTGCGCACGGCGACCGTCTTCTGCGCGGCGGCGTCGCTGCCAGCCTCGGGCTCGGTGAGGCCGAAGCAGCCCAGCTTCTCGCCCCGGGCGAAGGGCGCCAGGAACTGCTCCTTCTGCGCGTCCGTGCCGTACTTCATGATCGGATCGCAGTAGAGCGAGTTGTTCACGCTCATGATGACGCCGGTGGAGGCACAGCCGCGGCTGATCTCCTCCATGGCGATGGCGTAACAGACGTTGTCGAGCCCGGCGCCGCCGTTCTGCTCGGGAACGGCCACGCCCAGCAGGGACAGCTCGGCCAGCTTCTTCACCGCGTCCGTCGGCCAGGCGTGGTGCTCGTCCCACTTGCGGGCGTTGGGGATGAGCTCCTTGGCCGCGAACTCGCGGGTCATCCGCTGGATTTCACGCTGGATGTCGGTCAACTCGAAGTTCATGGAACCTCCATAATATGAGGGGCTTCCCTCTGGAACAGCGAAGACGCGGCGCGCGCGCGGAAGCGCGCCGTGGCGTGCCGGTGAGACACCGTCCGGTCGCCTGAGACCCGGGATTCCCCGGGAGTACCCCAGAACATATTGAGGGGCACCGTGACGTCGAGGCTGACGTCCAGCCGGTTCCCCTCCCCCGTCCATGCCCGCCGCACGACCACGGACAGGGTCCACGGCACCGTGTCCGGGTGCCGTTCGATGAAGTCATAGGACAACCCCAGCCCGGCCACGCCGCCCGAACCGTCCCGCCCCCACAGCCCCGCGCCTTCGGCCAACACTCCAAAGCGCGCTGCGTCAGGAAACGCATACACCCGTGCCCCCGCGAGCATCCGGAAGGCCGTCCGTCCCAGCCGGAGCTGAGGCTCCAGGAACGGCGACACCACCAGCGTGGGCCCTGGCACGTCCAGCGCCGGCAGGGCCCACGGGTGGACGGGCCAGGACAGCACCCAACCCTCCTGGGCATCCGGCCCCCACTCGTAACGGACGTCGGGCACGAGCGGCTCCAGGAAGCAGCCCGTGTAGAGGCACAGCGAGCGCTTCCAGGACACCAGCACGGGGGCCCGCCCGTCGTCGTCCTCACCTGCGTCCGAAGCCTGGGCCGGCACGGCGGCCAGGAGACACGCCAGCAGTCCCCCGGCCGCGAGCCCCTTCACCGCGCTACTTCCCGGTGAAGGTCGCGGTGCGCTTCTCCAGGAA encodes the following:
- a CDS encoding acyl-CoA dehydrogenase — protein: MNFELTDIQREIQRMTREFAAKELIPNARKWDEHHAWPTDAVKKLAELSLLGVAVPEQNGGAGLDNVCYAIAMEEISRGCASTGVIMSVNNSLYCDPIMKYGTDAQKEQFLAPFARGEKLGCFGLTEPEAGSDAAAQKTVAVRKGDEYVINGSKNWITNGPKADAIVLMTMTNKEAGHKGITAFMVPTDTPGFIRAEPDKKMGISAAWSCSMFFEDMRVPAKYMLGKEGEGFKIAMSTLDGGRIGIASQALGIARAAYEEAVRYSGERKSFGKPIREHQAIQFMIADMATEIDAARLLVWRAALQKDKGVRHSAESAMAKLYASEMASRVANKALQVHGGMGYSKEMDVERHVRDARITEIYEGTSEIQRIVIAANLLRE
- a CDS encoding acyl-CoA dehydrogenase family protein, with the translated sequence MNLELTETQTLIRDTARKFARERVAPLARTLDREERFPTDLFRQLGEMGLLGVNLPARYGGSEAGVVAYALAMMEMAAADASTSVAMAVTNMCGELINAFGTDAQREKYVTRLASGEAIAGSFALSEPHAGSDPGALRTTAVRRGDVWVLNGSKQWITSGAHAGVMVVWARTSPAGNKGLSCFIVEGGTKGLIIGKHEDKMGLRSSNTVSLTFEDCEVPAENLLGAEGQGFKLAMVALDGGRIGIAAQACGVGRAALEATVAYVKDRQAFGQPIGEFQGPRFMLADMQTQLEAAELLTLRAASMKEKGQPFSREASMAKLFASEMSNKVADKAVQLHGGYGYIDEFPVERFFRDARVQTIYEGTSEVQRMVIARESFKLQG
- a CDS encoding AgmX/PglI C-terminal domain-containing protein, with amino-acid sequence MNRALLSAVVLASAVALAQGAAPAKAPAGGKSAAATPAPAKREGPDVDRMPFTPDSIRQVVQYHQRRIQECYEDHMAEKDRTVEGRLMTTFTIDANGLVKDARVVKKTSTLKDPSLHDCVQAVLSSMTFPKPPDGTDRPIEYPFNLKAIE